The Paramormyrops kingsleyae isolate MSU_618 chromosome 11, PKINGS_0.4, whole genome shotgun sequence genome includes a window with the following:
- the tph1a gene encoding tryptophan 5-hydroxylase 1a → MNSKVDGPRRGRSFDSMNTCFEEKHLNNEMNKSVFSKIEENKDNKNLSSERSRAEIIFSLKNEVGGLLKTLKLFQENHVNLVHIESRKSKRRNSEFEIFVDCDSEQEQLNEIIQLLQKRVKVINMNAPDNSCLPEEDLVDVPWFPKKISDLDKCANRVLMYGSDLDAEHPGFKDNVYRKRRKYFADLALSYKHGDPIPRIEFTEEEVKTWGVVYRELSNLYPTHACREYLKNLPLLATYCDCREDNIPQLEDVSRFLKERTGFTIRPVAGYLSPRDFLAGLAFRVFHCTQYVRHSSDPLYTPEPDTCHELLGHVPLLAEPSFAQFSQEIGLASLGASDDSVQKLATCYFFTVEFGLCKQEGKLRAYGAGLLSSISELKHALSGNARIMPFDPKTTCKQECLITTFQDVYFMSDSFEEAKVKMREFAKTIKRPFTVHYNPYTQSVDVLKDTPSILSIVEELRHELDIVGDALSRLNEQLGL, encoded by the exons ATGAACAAATCTGTGTTCAGCAAGATTGAGGAGAATAAAGACAACAAGAACTTGTCCTCAGAGAGGAGCCGAGCAGAAATCATATTCTCCCTGAAGAATGAAGTCGGCGGACTTCTGAAGACACTTAAGCTTTTTCAG GAGAACCACGTCAACCTTGTTCACATTGAGTCCCGGAAATCAAAGCGGCGTAACTCAGAGTTTGAGATCTTTGTGGACTGCGACAGTGAGCAGGAGCAGCTTAATGAAATCATCCAGCTGTTACAGAAGCGCGTGAAGGTCATCAACATGAATGCTCCTGACAACTCCTGTCTGCCTGAGGAAG ATTTGGTTGACGTTCCATGGTTCCCCAAGAAGATCTCCGACTTGGACAAGTGCGCCAATCGCGTCCTGATGTACGGTTCGGACCTTGATGCTGAGCACCCG GGCTTCAAGGATAACGTCTATCGCAAGAGGAGAAAGTACTTTGCTGACCTGGCCTTAAGTTACAAACA TGGGGACCCCATACCTCGTATCGAATTCACGGAGGAGGAGGTGAAGACGTGGGGGGTGGTGTACAGGGAGCTGAGTAATCTGTACCCCACCCACGCCTGCCGGGAGTACCTGAAGAACctgcccctgctggccacatacTGCGACTGCAGGGAGGATAACATCCCGCAGCTGGAGGACGTGTCGCGCTTCCTCAAAG AGCGCACAGGCTTCACCATCCGGCCCGTAGCCGGCTACCTGTCCCCCCGAGACTTCCTGGCGGGCCTGGCTTTCCGCGTCTTCCACTGCACGCAGTATGTGCGGCACAGCTCTGACCCGCTGTACACCCCAGAGCC AGACACATGTCATGAGCTGCTGGGTCACGTGCCCCTACTGGCAGAGCCCAGCTTCGCCCAGTTCTCCCAGGAGATCGGGCTGGCCTCGCTGGGGGCCTCCGACGACTCGGTCCAGAAGCTGGCCACG TGCTATTTCTTCACGGTGGAGTTTGGCCTGTGCAAACAGGAGGGGAAGCTCAGGGCCTATGGGGCCGGACTGCTGTCCTCCATTAGCGAGCTGAAG CACGCCCTCTCTGGGAATGCCAGGATTATGCCCTTTGACCCAAAGACTACCTGCAAGCAGGAGTGCCTCATCACCACCTTTCAAGATGTATACTTCATGTCAGACAGTTTTGAGGAAGCGAAAGTCAAAATGAG GGAGTTCGCTAAGACCATCAAGAGGCCTTTCACTGTGCACTACAACCCCTACACCCAAAGTGTGGACGTGCTGAAGGACACGCCCAGCATTCTCAGCATAGTGGAGGAGTTGCGTCACGAGCTCGACATCGTGGGCGACGCACTCAGCCGACTCAACGAGCAGCTTGGGTTGTGA